The genomic stretch ATCATTAGTGgatattttgaaattaaagctGCATTTGATATGAGATTTTTGGAATGCATTATCGATCTAAAATGCATTTCAAAAATGCATACCAACTGCAACCTAAATCTACTTTGTGGAAGATGTTAGAATCCTTTAGAAATCAGAAGCTGACATATATCTTTTTCTACCTGCTCCAGGAGATTCTTTATATAACCTTTAGGCAGGGGATAGATACATTGTCCAACGTGGTAGAGGATCTTGTTCCGTGTGAGAGGCATATAATACTATATAGTGTGGAGGGGAGACCCTAGGTGTATGTGGGAATCACTGGCTAATCAATATGAACAACAAGATTATATTATTAGGACAATGACAAATGAAGGGAGGAGAAGCATTTTTGTTatgatctacaaaaataaaggtgttaTCCCATGCTTCAATAACTATAAAAGATTAAagctaatgagtcatactataaaACTATGAGAGAAGATTATTGGGACCCGTCTGAGAAGAGAGACTCATATCTTGAAGAATCAATTTGGCTTTTTACTAAGAAGATCCACTAGAAACGCTTTACCTACTgaggaggcttatggaagtaTATAGAGCTAGCAAGAGGGAACTCCGTATGGTCTTAAGGTCTTTATtggccttaaaaaaaaaaagaaaaaaaaaaaaaaaaaaaaaaaaaaactataacaGAGTTCGTAGAGGCCTAATCCAGCATGTTCTTGTCAAGAGAGGGGAGTCAAGCAATATGTGGATGTAACTAACAAGGATATATATGAGAACGTGATGACCAATGTGAGATCTGTGGGACGTAAGGGCAAGGAGTTCCCAATTAAGATTTGTTTACACAGTCTTAAGTCCTTATTTATTTGCAATTATCATGGATGAGCTAATTGAACTCATTCAAGATGAGATCCCATGGTGAATGCTCttcgttgatgatattatttttttgataagacAAAATAAGGGATTAATGCAAAGCTAGAGCTAGGGAAATTAACCTTTCAAACAAGAGGCTTTAAGATTAGTAGTTCGAAGTCGGAGTATATGAGTTGTAACTTAGACActgtttgaaaacattttcagattccatttttttatgctcagaaatggaaaaacgcccaaaaagtgtttgataaacctatttcatttcacttgttttttgaaacataaatatgtgtctagaaacaggtttgacgaaacaagttagactagtttttccatttcttggaaTAACTAGTGGGCCCAAAAATCGATGGAGCCCCGATGAAAAGTTGCATCTCCCAACTTAGCATTTACCTTATCTGGTGGCTTCCAAAGTTCAAAGATTCTCCAGGGAAATGAGAAGGATTTCTTCCAATTCTCTCCGGACCCTCATGAATCAATTATTGAATCGTTGCTGGGGATTGAAGTTCAAATTCCCTAGCAAAACGCACACCGACCCAAGGAATCTATCCAACCCTACTCAATTCGAGAACATGTTTATCAaccaccaaaaaatccgtttctgAAAAAATCGTGtatgttgtttctagacacagaaacaacagaaacgttaaCAAACGATGCCTTAATCACACCATGATGGATAACGACATGGTAAAgattaagaagaaagagataccATAAAACGACTATTTTAAATATCTAGGGTCAATTATATATAAAGAAGGTGAGATAGAAGATGTTttgagaattaaagtgggatgaatGAAGTCAAAAGAAGTGACCGGAGTACTATGTGACCGATGCATCCTTTTAAAGCTTAAGGGGAAGTTCTATAGAATTGTTGTACGATTGACTATTATGTATGGGCCAGAGTATTGGGTAGTAAAGAAGTATCATATAGAGAGGTTATatgtagcaaagatgaggatgttatgaTGGATATGCGGccaaactaggaaggataaagcaGAGAATTATTGTATAAaagttgatttgggagttgttcTAATTAATGACAAGCTTCatgaaagtcatttgaggtaaTATGGCCACGTTCAATGGAGGCTTGGGGATTCCTCAGTAAATATCGAGGGGTAATCTGGTTATGATTCAAGGAGCTACAAGATGAGATAGGTCCAAAAGGATTATAGGAGAAGTtttgaggaatgacatgcataacctgggtcttgtcccaagtatgacctcagatagagccTATTGAAGGGCAAGGATTCCTGCACCTGACTCCATTTAGTTGAGTTTCTCATGACTTGTTGAAttgtgccttttttttcttatgttgaTCTGTCTTTCACTTCtctagtattttttattttttcccttcttttctgcCTTTTCCCTATGCTGTTTTGGATCTTGGTTTTTTCTTACTTTGTTTTGCACAAATCGTAGTATCCGAAACagtaagttgggataaggctgagtttgttattGTGGAAGGGAGatcatttttcttattctttatgAGGAAATTTCTTATCACCTCTGCCCTACAATATTAATTTAAGGCACTCCAATATCTCCTTCCCTAAGTTGGGCCAAGATTatggatcaaaatcaaatcaaaatcaatagaaaCCAATCCCTATCTGATTGAGAGTTCTGAAACCTTTGCTACCACTAGGCTTTACGAGTTCAGATCCTCTGCAAGTACTTTCATTTGAAAGTACACTTTATGTGCCAACACATATCCCTTTTGTTTCCATAAATAACCCTCTTCATCTTTTAAATGACAATAATAGAACAGGTGTTGACACCCAATGTGTACATACATGTGAACATAAGTGGTGTACATGCATGTGAACGTAAGCGGCTAGGTGCTGGGATTTCAACTCAAGCTCTACTACTAGCAGAGAGTACCAAATTCGAAAAAAAAGGGTTCAGGATTTCTAAATGAAGAATGACTGCATGACCTTTGAGGCTTATTTTCCTTATACCCTTCACATGGGGGCCATGTAGCTTAATGTATTATTATCGTAAGGGAAAAAGTTATTTGAACCACCCGCATAGGGTATATACTAGCACTTTTGTGTGTATCTCTTTccttctcacatgaaatgatctcgTTGTCCTCTTATGTGTGATATCATTTGACACAACTCATTGATGCACTCCCCATGTTGCTTGTTTAGAGAACCCTTTCCCATCTTTTATTACAACTTGTTTCCTAACATTTGTGCATGCATACATTGAAAACAATCTATGGCCAACTGAAATGTTAACTAGAAACATATGCAAACAACATTTTTACacacacgagagagagagagagagagagagagagagagagagagagagagagagagagagagagagagatgaacctAAATGAACCTAGAACTTACATAGTAAGAATCATTTTTGTACAGTTATACAATCAACATTTCTCTTCCAATACTAACAAGGGCCACGACCCACGTATCCTCTGAAGTTATTAAATCACTCCTTATACAAGACTTACTACaaactaccaaaaaaaaaaaaaaatgttatggcagaatcttcattttctttcctctttttaacCCTTACAAACTCCTAAAGAATCCACCTCAATTTATTCCTCCTCTCCTTTTTTGCTCCTCAAGAAAATATCAATGGAAATAACTTATTTTTCACTAGTACAGAACACCAAATCAACAGCCACCTTACTTCACATGTTTCCCATTTGAGTTGATGGTTAGCAATGTGAAAGACCCTTCAATGAAGGAAAGAAGACCCATCAGCATGGACCACGAAATTTGGTATCAGCTGAGAAGGGCTTGTTCTAACATGGCTTCCTTGATCATAGGAGATTAGTGAAGGGTTATAGTAATCAACTAGGGCTGATGTGTCCCTTAAATTATTGGAGCTATCATGCTTGCTTTGAACCTTCAATTCAACTGGAAGGGAGTCCTTAACAACTGAAGCACATTGCCTAGGTTGTGTTTGATAGAACACCTTGGACACAACTAATTCTCCATCCTTCTCTTCCTCACTACTCCCAAGATGATATTGGTGCATTACCCAACTTGTCTTCTCAGGCTTTCTTTGCTTTCCATAGTTGGTGTAAAGTACTAGTATCTTCTTGTACCCCATCACCCTCCCCCCTTCAAAAACTGGTCTAGTCTTGCCTGTTTTGTGCCATCTCGTTTCTCCACCATCAGCATCTGTGTGCACCTTTCGCCGCTTTCGAGTCCCTGTTGTGTATGCTTTCGAAGGTCGATGGAAGAAATGGCGAATTAAGCCATCTTTGCTTACACCTGAATGACCACAATgagaaataaattaataaatcaaATCTCCCATTTTGTGTGTGAAAATTCAGCAATTGCAGTGTACAACATACAAGGgagcaagaatttttttttcttgggtaatCAAAGAGGGTGCTCcttggtagtgatcatagccccgaGGACAAGCCCCCATACGGCAAGCGGTGCTTCCACAGGACCAATGGGCTATAGtaggcatgccaagactcgaacctacaaccagccgactcgagcagtgatggattgagggcattttcactaCTAGGCTACCGACCCCATTGATAAGGGAGCAAGATCAAATGAGACTCTTttatcatattatttttttgtgatttttttttgggtgtgggggttggggggtgggTGGGAAAGATAGGCTAGTGGTTAGTTTTTAGAGGTACAAAGGGGATTCTCCCCAAAAGAGGAGATATGAAAATCTAGCTAAGAAAAGTAAACCATATACATGCACATCCTAGTGCATGTGTGTGTTTAGCATCAATTAAGATGCTCACTCTACCAAATTGGTTGGAATCAACCTTAAGTTGGCAGGATTTGGTCTGACTTGATCTGCTAAGAATCACAGTTATTTGGATTTGGGAGAtctcattttttaaattatggtTTATTACTATAATGCATTCTTATGTCAAGAAGTACCATAAGATTGAGTAGGATGGCTATTTATGAATTTGTTTAAAGGCCTTAAAACTGTAGGTTCTTTCCATCCCCTTTTGGCTTGTGTAGGGACTTCAGTTGGTTTGAGGTTCCCCCTATTGATGGCCACATTTATGGTGATGTAGTTATTCTTatctattttttatcttttttgagATAATAAATTTTCACAAATTCAACATTCTTGGCACACAAAAATgtgcaaaaaatgaaaaaagaaattaaaaataaatgttaCATATTCAAAATTCCAAATGTTCTTTTATTAGCAGAATGCTTTTCACATGAATCACACAAACCTTTCATTCTATTGGTGCTTCAAAATCACTATACTAAATGGAATAATTTACAATATGCTATATAATGCAAGGGTACAGTAAAAGTTTATATTCTGTTTTTCATGTGTTTGTGTGTGGTGAAGAAAACAGTATTTTTGAGTATAAGAAACCTTATAGGATATTTGAGACTATATACAAGGATAATATACATTTTCCATTTAATATGAATCACAATAGTATTCTATCATCTTTAAGAAAATTGTTTAATTCAATAAACagaaattatttaatataaaatgtCTTATACACCTAGGCTTACAAATGGCATATACACAAATGTCATACTTCAGCAAACccaaataacattttttttttttaaattgaaagttacataaattcaaattttgatttgatttccatAGCTCATATGCCACCAAATACTTTTAATATTACACACAAATCAAAGATTTAAGAggtaataaaaatataattaactaACTTTGATCTCTTGAAGATCTACGCAAACATATATGCTACAATATAATTGGGGCAGAGATCCTACATCAATTTTTGAAAGAGATTTGATCTGAGTTGATATGATATTGAAATCCCTCACTTTGTAAATCAATTTATGAGGTTGAGTTCTCCCAAGTTTTGTATCAAAGGGTATACCTTTCTTAGGTCCCATATCACTCATATGAGAGGGTAACAATATATTAactaataaatatataaaacacattaaaaactgaaaattaccCAACAATGGTAGTGAAGAGTATCAGTTTCACCTGGTAACTTCTCTGGATGAGTGTAACAGATCCCATTCTCCCCATCAAGGGTAGGGATGAATTCATCAATAAGAGGGTGACGTTTTTCAATATCAGATCGCACCTTCCCTTCCAAATGCTCTAGCAACTCCTGATCGGTCGGATCAAACTTCACTCCGGCAGGTAAACCCGGCAGTTCATGAATTCCCGCCTAAATTCAATAAATTAAGAttaaagaaaaccaaaacaataattaattattttctaattaaaaataatagagCAGTTATGATTAACCTGTTCATGAGATGAGATCCGGTGACCACATGAAGGGCAGATGGTGAAACGGGTTTGAACTTGTTTCTTGTCATGGGAGATAAAACCGGTGGGTGACGGCGAAGAACTTCTCTGTTCAACAACAGCTCTGTCATGATCATCACAGTCATTGCACCATGCCATAAtatccttcctcttcctcttattCCCATTCCACACTAAAccctcctcccctcctcctcctttctcttccacttctCCAAATTAAGCTAAATCtcatcacagagagagagagagagagagagagagagagaagagagagagagagaaatgatgaAAAGAAGCTTGTCTGTCTCTTAAAGAATGTTTCCTAAGAACCCAGTTCTTATTAGAGAATAGGAAAGGAATTGAATTCTTTCTGCACCTTTTTTTCTTGTCTGTGATTTTGTTCTTCTAAATGAAACCTGTCTATGATGATTGAACTAagtcctcctctcttctcttccttgccaacccaaaaaaacagaagaaagagagacagaAGGGACGAAGAGTCTGAGTTTtctagaaatataaaaaaaaaaaaaaaagaagagttgcTTGTACCTCAAGTTATGTGATgcttaaataaattttttggatAATATTGTGTCCTCTTTTAACTCTTCAAAGGTGGCTCTGTAAAAAACACACCgccattaaagaaaaaaataacaataaagtgTTTGAGTGGAGATAGGGCAACCTGATTCGTCAGATTTAGAGACGTTTCAGCTGAGAAGAGATTTTCAGCTCCGATGTCACCCTAGAGTGTCTTTAAAgctatacatacatatataattcttaaaaaattaaaaaaataaatagaaaattttttctaccaaataattctatttttaatttttcttcacgtagacttctcttcttctacaaGAAACCTTCTCCACCAACATACGTGTATAAGcgtagaaagagaagaagagatccaGACGCATTCTATTTCGTATTAATAGAGTCAACAGTCAAAGATTGTGGGTGTGAATTCGCCGTCGGATTAATTGACAAAGATTTTCTTCGTAATCGACGACCGACATTAATCTATTATGGTCTTGTAGAGAAATTTAATGAGATAGAGATTGGCTTGTCATGGAAGCCACGTAACTGAAAATATTGAAGGACAAGTCACAAGGTCCACATGGAGAGTTGGACTTGCTTTTACGTGTGAGTTTGGGTGTTTAGCCTTTTTAAGGTGGTTGTTTGGAACGTGGGTTAGGGTAGTTCCGGATTTGAAAGTAGATTAGGTCCCGGATAAAGATATTTAGATTAAGGGTGCCGATCGGTTCGATTACGGttattcagtttggttcaagATTCAGAATgtagaaatcaaaatcgattTTAACAAAAGATTCTagcatttaaaaaaattttttttttttttgaaccgatgtttgatttatttctattttaaacgGTCGGTTTTGATTCTAAATAGACACCTTTACTTTAGAGTGGTTTCTTCAGCTTATGCCGAACAAACCTTTGGTTTTACGCTTCAAGATTCAGGTCTTCAAGCCAATAATTGTAAATACCATGACCGATTCAAAGATGAAGGATTATGGTTCAATGTGTAATCCTCTACAGTGTACATGGAAAGGTGGGTCAAACTTGAGAATGATTTGCATACttgggcaccgtttgacaatgtttgTGTCTAAAAATAACAGAAATGATTTTTCAcgtttttgggaacaaaaacagattttttgatgtttgataaacttgtttctcagAACGTCCGCACCAAGATCTACAACACCGACAATGGCATCAAGGACTACCTTTgaagattttttggtgtttgataaacgaGTTGCCTTTTGATCGATTTTTATTGGGTCTTTCCCCAATATTGGTCTCAACTTGTTTTTAAAAACAGCGAAGCAAGTATAACATATTTCGTCATTCACGTTTCTTGtattataaatttctatttacatTTCTAAAAACGGGTGAAACAAAGTGgatttatcaaatgcttttaagggcattttttctgtttctcgACACAAAAAAACATTGAAATACGTTTCTAGGAACCTTATCAAATGATGCCTTGGTCTAGCTTGTACTTCTACATACTAGAGTTTGTATTTGCCATCCGGGTTGAACCACCAATTTAACCCGGCTTATCCTTTCATCCGAGCAAATCACTTGGTATATATAAAAAGGTATCTAGATAGGTATTTATGTAAATAGGttagatttctttttttctggtaatGAAATTGATGGAGGGTGCATAATCATGGAATGTTGACTgattgtgtttgtgtttgtgcttggttagtgtaataccctactctGTCTGAGGTGGGTTATTTCTATGAACTGGACACACAACCAACTGGTCCATTCGGGTAGGAAATACGGTTGGTAAATTGCAATAGTTGGTTTAAATttgagatgattttttttttttggtaacctaAATTTGAGATTATGAGTACCTCTTTGACCCAATCTAGACaaacattttattttctcttttcgtTTTTTCTGGGGATCCTTCTTTATTATTGGAGGATCCCCTCCTTCTAGGTGTGGAATATAATCTCTCATGTCAAATCAAATCAATGAGAGTATAGGAGAGAACTTCGCACCAACAGAGCTCCAGACggttggttcaatttgatttaagttcaggttaaaatgaatttggtttgaaaatggtgaaatcaaaaccaaatcaataagaaaTCTCAGTTTCAATATTGTTTCAGTTTATCaggttgtttttttatttcaatctgttatatatataaatttatattaaattatTATGTCAAACAttagtatttttttaatgagtttTGATCTGaatttggtttttgattttgGTCTAGATGTTAAATCCATTTTAGTTTAATTTCGGGTTTATTTAGTTTTTGGTGCCATTTCGGGGTCATCATACCTCAAATCGGAACGACCACTTTGATCGAATTTTGCTAGTCTGAGCTTAGTTTGGACATCCCCTAGTATTTGCTATGCATTTCAGATCCATAATGCATTCTAAGATGATAAATACAATTGTTTTTATCATCTCATAATGCATCACCGACAAAGAATGCATAATAAATACAGCTTTAATTTTCACTCGtgattttaattaaaatttggaCCCACTATTTATATAaggataaagtttttttttaccatCGGTGGCTAATGATGAGATGATCCAGATGTGACGCTCCCATCACTTCCTACTTCTCCCCCTCTATTATGCATTGCTGATAAACCACGATCTGAAGAAAATCAATCTTTTATCTaaacccatccgtgggttgcccaaATAGTTAGGGCAAATTGGAAATTGTGTGAATAGGCGCACAATCCCAGGTTCATTGACGATTAATCGAGGTGTGCATAAGCTGATCAGACAttttgtttaagaaaaaaaaaaatcctttatcTAATATATATTTGTCATCTGACCTTTTCGCACTCAAATAGCAACCCATCCTGAAGAAATAAACTACACAAATTGCAACTTTGATTGTTCAATAATGATACCGCGCGATGTATTGGAAACTTTCTCAATGAGCGCTTGTTTGGGCCGCTTCAGTTAGCTGTTGCTGTGA from Macadamia integrifolia cultivar HAES 741 chromosome 11, SCU_Mint_v3, whole genome shotgun sequence encodes the following:
- the LOC122093280 gene encoding NAC domain-containing protein 73-like: MAWCNDCDDHDRAVVEQRSSSPSPTGFISHDKKQVQTRFTICPSCGHRISSHEQAGIHELPGLPAGVKFDPTDQELLEHLEGKVRSDIEKRHPLIDEFIPTLDGENGICYTHPEKLPGVSKDGLIRHFFHRPSKAYTTGTRKRRKVHTDADGGETRWHKTGKTRPVFEGGRVMGYKKILVLYTNYGKQRKPEKTSWVMHQYHLGSSEEEKDGELVVSKVFYQTQPRQCASVVKDSLPVELKVQSKHDSSNNLRDTSALVDYYNPSLISYDQGSHVRTSPSQLIPNFVVHADGSSFLH